In a single window of the Pelagibacterium sp. 26DY04 genome:
- a CDS encoding alpha/beta fold hydrolase, whose amino-acid sequence MTKAAKLLKWAAITAAVLVVGYVVIGSWQAASLLDATLRVGAPTAQSSGWPAPQSPADIGYEGDPQQAYGYAFQDVELSGELGDLAAWLIPASQENANAPWAIFVHGIGGRRENGYRFLPTLHEAGLPVLMVSYRNDSDQPADPSGLYAFGLTEWRDLETAVRYATENGAPSVIVVAESMGGGIVGQFLRQSDAATSLSAIVLDAPAIDFHAILTNQIERMNLPLAPILARGALWFSGLSEPVHLADAVTTEEFAAFGEPIFLSHGFTDSVVPIGSSDALVARRQNVTEYLRTGSDHIQSWKSDPARYEAALSGFLATL is encoded by the coding sequence ATGACGAAAGCCGCAAAGCTGCTCAAATGGGCCGCCATTACCGCAGCTGTGCTGGTCGTCGGGTATGTCGTGATCGGTAGCTGGCAAGCTGCCAGTCTGCTGGACGCTACGCTTCGTGTTGGCGCTCCGACTGCACAGAGCAGCGGCTGGCCGGCACCCCAAAGCCCTGCGGATATCGGATATGAAGGCGATCCACAGCAGGCGTATGGCTACGCCTTCCAAGATGTCGAGTTAAGTGGTGAGCTAGGCGATCTCGCCGCCTGGCTGATCCCTGCCTCACAGGAAAACGCAAATGCTCCATGGGCGATCTTTGTCCATGGCATTGGTGGCCGGCGCGAGAACGGTTATCGCTTCCTGCCCACGCTCCATGAGGCTGGCCTGCCGGTTTTGATGGTCAGCTATCGAAACGACAGCGATCAACCGGCTGATCCCAGCGGCCTATACGCCTTTGGCCTCACCGAATGGCGAGACCTCGAAACCGCTGTGCGGTATGCGACAGAGAATGGCGCTCCTTCCGTCATCGTTGTGGCGGAATCGATGGGCGGCGGTATCGTCGGCCAGTTCTTGCGCCAATCTGATGCTGCCACCTCCCTTTCGGCCATCGTGCTAGACGCGCCGGCAATCGACTTTCACGCTATCCTCACCAATCAGATCGAGCGCATGAACCTGCCTCTCGCACCCATTCTGGCACGGGGCGCGCTTTGGTTCAGCGGACTATCCGAGCCGGTGCATCTGGCGGACGCGGTGACGACCGAAGAGTTCGCCGCGTTCGGAGAACCGATATTTCTTTCCCACGGCTTCACCGACAGCGTCGTTCCCATCGGCAGCAGCGACGCCCTGGTTGCGAGACGCCAGAACGTCACCGAATACCTACGAACGGGGTCTGACCACATACAATCGTGGAAAAGTGACCCAGCCCGGTATGAGGCTGCACTGAGCGGATTTCTCGCGACGCTCTAG
- a CDS encoding glycerophosphodiester phosphodiesterase family protein has translation MNHCPAIVAHRGFSARFRENSAAAWLGAIAAHADIIEIDLRATADLEIVCAHDATLERLSGHRQEIAAIAASALDAIRIAGEPVAPRLSQVFKTIPPTTGLLFDIKDERIAVLNAILGALSSYDDHDITLGLHTVESIAFCRKAGWAGGVLALLGDMSTKEAAFAAGSNILRVWESDASDDYIAQCLELGPVWVTVGEHDTGRKVGDFAAADLVRMARAGVSGFLVNDPEAARAVLAR, from the coding sequence ATGAACCATTGCCCTGCCATTGTCGCACATCGCGGCTTTTCTGCTCGCTTCCGTGAGAACTCCGCCGCCGCGTGGCTCGGCGCGATTGCCGCTCATGCCGATATTATCGAGATCGATTTGCGCGCCACGGCCGATCTTGAGATCGTTTGTGCACACGACGCAACGCTTGAACGCCTTTCGGGGCATCGGCAAGAAATTGCGGCCATAGCGGCCTCGGCGCTCGATGCCATACGCATCGCTGGCGAGCCGGTCGCGCCCCGTCTGTCGCAGGTCTTTAAGACGATTCCTCCCACGACAGGGTTGCTTTTCGACATCAAGGACGAACGGATCGCGGTTCTCAATGCCATTCTAGGGGCGTTGTCGAGCTATGATGATCATGACATCACGCTGGGCCTCCACACTGTCGAGAGCATTGCATTCTGCCGCAAGGCCGGTTGGGCCGGCGGTGTTCTGGCCCTTCTAGGGGATATGAGCACGAAGGAGGCCGCATTTGCGGCTGGAAGCAACATCCTGCGTGTATGGGAAAGTGACGCTAGCGACGACTACATTGCCCAATGCTTGGAGCTGGGGCCGGTCTGGGTTACGGTGGGCGAACACGACACAGGCCGTAAGGTCGGCGATTTCGCCGCCGCCGATCTTGTTCGCATGGCGCGTGCGGGCGTGTCCGGTTTTCTCGTCAATGACCCCGAAGCGGCACGTGCCGTTCTCGCGAGATGA
- a CDS encoding ATP-binding cassette domain-containing protein: MSGIVLSNIRKRYPGGPQVLHGIDMAIEPGEFIVIVGPSGCGKSTLLRLIAGLESCGEGDIVIDGKRANDLPPQDRDIAMIFQNYALYPHMSVRENIAFGLELRGIPKATRNARAEDVARTLQLTPYLDRKPGALSGGQRQRVAMGRAMARNTSTFLMDEPLSNLDNALRVAMRTEIKQLHRQLGATIIYVTHDQTEALSLADRVAVLKDGHLLQFDTPEAIYDRPANQFVAGFLGAPAINFVAGDDVAKLKDGTAVIAGFRPEVLRAYEAEPEGQSWPATLLLSEMTGAEAILHCKTPVGRLTLSVPRHSVPANPEQFWIGYDPNDALLFDRETGNAVAGRAQ; encoded by the coding sequence ATGAGCGGAATCGTTCTTAGCAACATACGCAAACGGTATCCCGGTGGACCGCAGGTGCTCCACGGCATCGACATGGCGATCGAGCCGGGCGAATTTATCGTCATTGTTGGGCCCTCCGGATGCGGAAAATCCACCCTTTTGCGATTGATTGCCGGGCTTGAGAGCTGTGGCGAGGGCGATATCGTGATCGACGGTAAGCGCGCAAATGACCTGCCGCCGCAGGATCGCGACATTGCGATGATCTTCCAGAACTACGCGCTCTATCCGCATATGAGCGTGCGCGAAAACATAGCGTTCGGTCTCGAACTTCGCGGCATCCCCAAGGCCACGCGCAACGCGCGTGCCGAGGACGTTGCCAGAACCCTTCAGCTCACCCCTTACCTTGACCGCAAACCGGGCGCCCTTTCGGGCGGACAGCGCCAACGCGTCGCCATGGGACGGGCCATGGCTCGCAATACGTCGACCTTTCTGATGGACGAGCCGCTATCCAATCTCGACAATGCACTCCGGGTTGCAATGCGCACCGAAATCAAACAGTTGCACCGTCAATTGGGCGCGACAATCATCTATGTCACCCACGATCAGACCGAGGCGCTTTCGCTGGCAGACCGGGTGGCGGTATTGAAGGATGGGCACCTATTGCAGTTCGATACGCCCGAAGCGATCTATGATCGGCCCGCCAATCAGTTCGTGGCTGGTTTTCTGGGTGCGCCGGCGATCAATTTCGTTGCCGGTGATGACGTCGCCAAGCTCAAGGACGGCACAGCCGTTATTGCGGGATTTAGACCAGAAGTGCTGAGGGCCTATGAGGCGGAACCGGAGGGCCAAAGCTGGCCCGCTACACTGCTGCTCTCGGAAATGACTGGTGCCGAGGCTATACTCCATTGCAAGACCCCTGTTGGACGCCTGACCTTGTCGGTGCCGCGGCACAGCGTTCCGGCCAATCCCGAACAGTTCTGGATCGGGTATGATCCTAATGATGCGTTGCTGTTTGACCGCGAGACCGGAAATGCGGTTGCTGGTCGAGCGCAGTAG
- a CDS encoding SRPBCC family protein, translated as MSRHNRGAQTGVLALLAAAGLVAVSYRALSRRNFQRHPGDSAPGRTARQTRFGDFAVTGKTITINRPRTELFAYWRDFSNLAGFMENIVSIQPTGEDRTVWTIKAPGGQTVDVETEIVEERDGELIAWRSVEGSEIEAEGKVFFRDASADRGTEVEAIVAYKPPAGEVGRWIGKLFGREPGVQGRRELKRFKMLMETGEIADACYHAQS; from the coding sequence ATGTCCCGACACAATAGAGGCGCCCAAACCGGTGTGCTCGCTTTGCTCGCCGCCGCCGGTCTGGTTGCCGTTTCCTATCGAGCGCTTTCGCGACGGAATTTTCAGCGCCATCCCGGCGATTCGGCCCCTGGACGCACGGCCCGTCAGACCCGGTTCGGAGACTTTGCCGTTACTGGCAAGACCATCACCATCAACCGGCCTCGCACCGAGCTTTTCGCCTATTGGCGTGATTTTTCAAATCTTGCGGGCTTCATGGAAAACATCGTGTCCATTCAGCCAACAGGCGAGGATCGGACGGTGTGGACGATCAAGGCGCCGGGTGGCCAGACTGTCGATGTGGAAACGGAAATCGTCGAGGAGCGCGATGGCGAACTGATCGCCTGGCGTTCGGTAGAGGGCTCCGAGATCGAGGCCGAGGGCAAGGTTTTCTTCCGCGATGCCTCGGCCGATCGCGGCACCGAAGTCGAGGCGATCGTCGCCTACAAGCCCCCGGCCGGGGAAGTCGGACGATGGATCGGCAAGCTGTTCGGGCGCGAGCCTGGCGTCCAGGGGAGACGTGAACTGAAACGGTTCAAGATGCTGATGGAAACCGGCGAGATCGCCGACGCCTGTTACCACGCCCAATCCTGA
- a CDS encoding YoaK family protein has translation MLIREGEQRTVRVDVGLAALLAGVAGAINTAGFVAVGYYSANMTGNVSFLSEYLVSGDLGIAGMFALIVVAFIAGAFASGMMISVGRRRNIRAIYAMSVIVEGALLAALGAGALLFPAFGRSAALILGMSFAMGLQNAAATRISNARVRTTHVSGMATDIGLELSAIIDAIRGKLPREELASNAAKLALHCSTIIAFLAGGVLGVLFYTLAGGAMLAGAGMLLIIVCMPELGRARRHPN, from the coding sequence ATGCTGATCCGAGAGGGCGAACAAAGAACGGTGCGGGTCGATGTCGGCTTGGCCGCACTCCTCGCCGGTGTTGCCGGCGCCATAAATACCGCCGGCTTTGTTGCTGTCGGCTATTATTCGGCCAACATGACCGGAAACGTCTCGTTCCTCTCGGAATATCTCGTTTCTGGTGACCTGGGCATAGCCGGAATGTTCGCCCTGATCGTTGTGGCGTTCATCGCCGGAGCCTTTGCCTCGGGCATGATGATCAGTGTCGGGCGGCGCCGGAACATCCGAGCAATTTATGCCATGAGCGTGATTGTCGAGGGCGCTCTGCTCGCGGCGCTTGGAGCCGGCGCCCTCCTGTTTCCAGCGTTCGGCCGCAGTGCTGCCCTGATACTGGGGATGAGCTTTGCCATGGGGCTTCAGAACGCGGCGGCTACCCGCATATCGAATGCCAGGGTGCGAACCACCCATGTCTCCGGCATGGCGACCGACATCGGCCTCGAGCTATCGGCGATCATCGATGCGATCCGGGGCAAATTGCCCCGAGAGGAGCTGGCCAGCAATGCGGCCAAGCTTGCCCTGCACTGTTCGACGATCATTGCTTTCCTAGCGGGAGGCGTTCTCGGTGTTCTCTTCTACACTCTCGCTGGCGGAGCCATGCTGGCTGGCGCCGGGATGCTCTTGATCATAGTCTGCATGCCCGAGCTTGGGCGAGCGAGAAGACACCCCAATTGA
- a CDS encoding MurR/RpiR family transcriptional regulator: MTDSQGEVPRFLADLIAVNSARLTEADARLLDVLMSDPVRAAMDNGKEVSTRAGVHPASAVRLARRLGFAGYPEFRAFLQANLVDSGTGDFENPAARMAARLVRAEEGKLLATLLESEITALQQVKTSVSDADIRAFSQALCNSRRIFVLGRSHAATLSGLIALRLKRSGYDAVDLASQMHILPELLSTLTADDVVWLLSFRNPSQVVLDIRAAAAERGAKTLVLSDINGARIDPPADLHISVSRGGVGQSQSLVVPMTIANAIVLDLASIDDGRSLKSLDSFKAFRAALPKRLA; this comes from the coding sequence ATGACTGATAGCCAAGGGGAAGTGCCGAGATTTTTGGCTGATCTCATCGCAGTCAATTCGGCAAGGCTGACAGAAGCCGATGCACGGCTGCTCGATGTGCTGATGAGCGATCCGGTGCGAGCGGCCATGGACAACGGCAAGGAAGTGTCGACGCGCGCGGGAGTGCATCCTGCATCGGCGGTGCGCCTTGCACGGCGGCTGGGCTTTGCCGGCTACCCGGAGTTTCGGGCATTCCTACAGGCCAATCTCGTGGATTCTGGTACAGGGGATTTCGAAAATCCGGCCGCCCGCATGGCAGCCCGCCTGGTGCGCGCCGAAGAGGGCAAGCTGCTGGCAACACTGCTTGAAAGTGAAATCACCGCGCTGCAACAGGTGAAAACCTCTGTAAGTGACGCTGATATTCGAGCGTTCTCGCAGGCCTTGTGTAATAGCCGCCGCATCTTCGTGCTGGGCCGGAGCCACGCAGCGACGCTGTCAGGATTAATCGCTCTGCGTCTGAAACGGTCCGGATATGACGCGGTCGATCTGGCTTCTCAGATGCACATTCTACCCGAACTTTTGAGCACGCTCACGGCGGACGATGTCGTTTGGCTCCTCTCGTTCCGCAACCCATCGCAGGTCGTTCTCGACATCAGGGCGGCCGCTGCGGAGCGAGGCGCGAAAACGCTGGTGCTGAGCGACATTAACGGAGCGCGTATCGATCCGCCGGCGGACCTGCACATTTCAGTGTCGCGTGGCGGTGTGGGGCAGTCGCAATCGCTTGTCGTCCCCATGACCATAGCCAATGCGATCGTTCTCGATCTTGCGTCGATCGACGACGGCAGGTCCCTCAAATCTCTCGATAGTTTCAAGGCATTCCGCGCCGCGCTACCTAAGCGCCTGGCGTGA
- a CDS encoding zinc-dependent alcohol dehydrogenase translates to MRALTWHGHHDVRVDTVPDPEIINPRDAIIKVTATAICGSDLHLYDGVIPGMMPGDILGHEFMGEVVETGPKSTLEKGQKVVVPFTISCGSCYFCQKQQYSACDNSNPVDAQDLSEPLYGHAMSALFGYSHLTGGYAGGQSEYVRVPFSDVGPIVVPDHVEDEKVLFLSDILPTGWMAAENADIEPGDTVAVWGCGPVGLFAIQSALLMGAKQVIGIDHHPHRLELARSLGAKIVDFSRTHVGEALMEMSGGIGPDAVIDAVGMEAHGFAPDNVIEVVKQKVGVAADRGHALREALITCRKGGRVSVPGVYGGFLDKFPLGAMMQKGLQLRTGQTHVQKYTKPLLEKILNGEIDTTFLISHRLPLEQGPEGYKNFHDNQNEWTKVVLRPE, encoded by the coding sequence ATGCGCGCCCTTACCTGGCACGGCCATCATGACGTCCGTGTCGATACTGTCCCCGATCCGGAAATCATCAACCCCCGTGACGCCATTATCAAGGTGACGGCCACGGCGATCTGCGGTTCGGACCTGCACCTTTACGATGGTGTCATCCCAGGCATGATGCCCGGTGACATTCTCGGCCATGAGTTCATGGGCGAGGTTGTCGAAACCGGCCCCAAGAGCACGCTCGAGAAGGGTCAGAAAGTTGTGGTGCCGTTCACCATCTCCTGCGGCTCGTGCTATTTCTGTCAGAAGCAGCAATATTCGGCTTGCGACAATTCCAACCCGGTGGACGCTCAGGATCTGAGTGAGCCGCTTTACGGCCACGCCATGTCGGCGCTGTTCGGCTATTCGCATCTTACCGGCGGTTATGCCGGCGGCCAATCTGAATATGTGCGCGTGCCGTTTTCCGATGTCGGGCCGATCGTCGTTCCCGATCATGTGGAAGACGAAAAGGTACTGTTTCTTTCCGACATCCTCCCCACCGGCTGGATGGCGGCGGAAAATGCCGATATCGAGCCCGGCGATACGGTGGCGGTCTGGGGGTGCGGTCCGGTGGGATTGTTTGCCATCCAGAGCGCGCTGCTGATGGGGGCAAAGCAGGTGATCGGCATCGATCATCACCCGCACCGCCTCGAGCTGGCCCGATCGCTGGGCGCGAAGATCGTTGATTTCAGCCGCACCCACGTGGGCGAGGCGCTCATGGAAATGAGTGGGGGTATCGGCCCGGATGCGGTGATCGATGCGGTGGGCATGGAAGCGCACGGCTTTGCGCCCGATAACGTTATCGAAGTGGTCAAGCAAAAGGTGGGTGTGGCCGCGGACCGCGGGCACGCCCTGCGCGAGGCGCTGATCACCTGCCGCAAGGGAGGACGGGTGTCTGTCCCGGGTGTTTATGGCGGCTTTCTCGACAAATTCCCCTTGGGGGCGATGATGCAGAAAGGCCTGCAACTGCGCACCGGCCAAACCCACGTCCAGAAATACACCAAGCCGCTGCTCGAAAAGATCCTCAACGGAGAGATCGACACGACCTTCCTTATCAGCCACCGGCTGCCGCTGGAGCAGGGACCGGAAGGCTACAAGAACTTCCACGACAACCAGAACGAATGGACCAAGGTGGTCCTCAGGCCGGAGTAA
- a CDS encoding sugar ABC transporter permease, which produces MLRKLTPYLLVAPMIGFIAVFTYIPILTSLDLSFHDWDFLSSHRPFVGFKNYELILNSHEFWNALRVTAIFTAISVPLRLALALIIASFLVRETAAARILRGAFFLPAVTSTVSIAVVFSWVFSTDYGMANNLLQSVGLAKVQWLQTPWLALAALIVVNTWKQLGYDIIIYIAALQAVPSELYDAAAVDGGKKLHVFRRVTFPLVMPTTYFLLVVSVIEAFQIFTIVDVMTNGGPAGGTTMLVTLLYRIGFNLFDIGQGSALAVMLFVLLVILAFVKSKILGQKVHYAS; this is translated from the coding sequence ATGCTTCGCAAGCTCACGCCCTATCTCCTCGTCGCCCCGATGATTGGTTTCATCGCGGTTTTTACCTATATCCCTATCCTGACCAGCCTCGACCTTTCCTTTCACGATTGGGATTTCCTCTCAAGTCACCGCCCGTTCGTGGGGTTCAAAAACTACGAACTGATCTTGAACTCCCATGAGTTCTGGAACGCCCTGCGGGTCACAGCGATCTTTACGGCGATATCGGTGCCGCTCCGGCTGGCGCTGGCATTGATCATCGCGAGCTTTCTTGTTCGCGAAACCGCGGCGGCCCGTATATTGCGCGGAGCATTCTTTTTGCCGGCCGTAACCTCCACCGTTTCCATTGCAGTGGTGTTTTCCTGGGTGTTTTCAACCGACTACGGCATGGCCAATAATTTGTTGCAGAGCGTCGGGCTCGCAAAGGTTCAATGGCTGCAGACGCCTTGGCTGGCTTTGGCCGCGCTGATCGTGGTCAACACCTGGAAGCAGCTCGGATACGATATCATCATCTATATCGCGGCACTTCAGGCTGTCCCAAGCGAACTCTACGATGCCGCTGCGGTCGATGGCGGCAAAAAGCTCCATGTCTTTCGGCGCGTTACCTTCCCGCTGGTCATGCCTACGACCTATTTCCTGCTGGTGGTGTCCGTCATCGAAGCCTTCCAGATCTTCACCATCGTCGATGTAATGACCAATGGTGGTCCGGCGGGCGGCACGACGATGCTGGTTACGCTGCTCTATCGTATCGGCTTTAACCTTTTCGATATCGGACAGGGCTCGGCGCTGGCGGTGATGCTGTTTGTCCTTCTGGTGATCCTGGCTTTCGTCAAATCGAAAATCCTGGGGCAAAAGGTGCACTATGCTTCCTAG
- a CDS encoding carbohydrate ABC transporter permease, translating to MLPRQRLLTFIALACGVLFLLPVLWSIWMSFQTANAYYTGGFEFTFDNYARAIGQYNFAQYLLNSIIVSGLVTLVGLIVATMAAFAFARFSFPGNDLLFGLTVATLMIPSHISLIPNYLTLANAGLLDTYAGLILPAISNGFAAFFLRQYMRGIPKALDEAAYMDGARPLQVLWRVIVPISKPAIMSMGLYIFITEWNSYIWPLVAVSEQDLYTLQLGLSRLYRINPGEGAIDWPLVMAASAISMLPVIVGFVIVEKHLVRGMTSGAVK from the coding sequence ATGCTTCCTAGACAGCGCCTCCTCACCTTTATCGCGCTGGCTTGCGGCGTTCTGTTCCTCTTGCCGGTGCTGTGGTCGATCTGGATGTCTTTCCAGACCGCCAACGCCTATTACACCGGCGGGTTCGAATTCACGTTCGACAATTATGCCCGTGCGATCGGTCAGTACAATTTTGCCCAATACCTCCTTAACAGCATCATCGTTTCCGGGCTGGTCACTCTTGTCGGCCTGATCGTGGCGACGATGGCGGCCTTCGCCTTTGCGCGCTTCAGCTTTCCTGGCAACGATCTGCTGTTCGGGCTGACGGTCGCCACACTGATGATCCCCAGTCACATCAGTCTTATTCCTAACTACCTGACATTGGCCAATGCCGGGCTGCTCGACACCTATGCCGGGCTGATCCTGCCGGCCATTTCCAACGGTTTTGCCGCGTTCTTTCTGCGCCAATACATGCGCGGCATCCCCAAGGCGCTCGATGAAGCGGCGTATATGGATGGCGCAAGGCCTCTGCAGGTGCTCTGGAGGGTAATCGTGCCCATTTCCAAGCCTGCCATCATGTCCATGGGGCTCTATATCTTCATCACCGAGTGGAACAGCTATATCTGGCCTCTCGTGGCGGTCAGCGAGCAGGATCTCTATACCCTGCAGCTCGGTCTCTCGCGCCTTTACCGCATCAACCCCGGCGAAGGTGCCATCGATTGGCCCCTGGTCATGGCCGCTTCAGCCATTTCCATGCTTCCGGTCATTGTCGGCTTTGTCATTGTTGAAAAGCATCTCGTGCGCGGCATGACCAGCGGCGCCGTCAAATAA
- a CDS encoding glycerophosphodiester phosphodiesterase family protein, protein MTRIASHRGGTLEFGDSTRAGFIATARMDLEEVEFDLHPTRDGHIVVHHDPTLDRTTNRTGVIAEMSMSEVCAAIINDGGGHPLRLEQLCEIYTDSPVAFRCEIKAGADGRPYRDFVPAVVDRLAAYGRLSTTIFSSFVIETLVEIASACDRPSLWLVNPAIVEAQGIGAAITLARDHGVRELGINIDQSSHAIRDEIFGSGLAFGCWGAHSEAQIDKAFDLEAKVFTSDRPSLAIARRALWNASHKQVNP, encoded by the coding sequence TTGACCCGTATTGCATCCCATCGCGGCGGCACGCTCGAATTCGGAGACAGCACCAGAGCTGGCTTTATCGCCACTGCACGGATGGACCTCGAGGAAGTCGAGTTCGACCTTCACCCCACGCGTGATGGTCACATCGTCGTTCATCATGATCCCACGCTCGACCGGACGACAAACAGGACTGGCGTCATCGCCGAAATGTCCATGTCCGAAGTTTGCGCTGCGATCATAAACGATGGGGGAGGGCATCCTCTGCGTTTAGAGCAATTGTGTGAGATTTACACCGATAGCCCGGTAGCATTCCGCTGCGAGATCAAGGCTGGTGCTGACGGTCGGCCATACCGGGATTTTGTTCCCGCCGTTGTCGACAGGCTGGCCGCTTACGGGCGTCTTTCAACCACGATCTTTTCGTCATTTGTCATCGAAACGCTTGTCGAAATCGCAAGCGCGTGCGACCGGCCGTCGCTTTGGCTGGTCAATCCCGCAATTGTTGAGGCCCAAGGCATCGGCGCGGCAATCACCCTCGCCCGTGATCATGGCGTTCGGGAGCTGGGCATCAACATCGACCAGTCGTCGCACGCCATTCGCGACGAAATCTTCGGTTCCGGTCTCGCATTCGGCTGCTGGGGCGCCCATTCGGAGGCCCAGATCGACAAGGCGTTCGATCTCGAGGCGAAAGTTTTCACAAGTGACCGGCCAAGCCTTGCCATTGCACGGCGGGCGCTTTGGAACGCGTCCCATAAGCAGGTAAATCCATGA
- a CDS encoding ABC transporter substrate-binding protein produces MIQKLHSRLAVSLIALAGATASAQAQVTVEFWHSFGGASGEALAEIIENFEAEHPEINIEAEHVGNYEDIVTRLQAAIPARRAPDAVILEVTRYGLFADRGALVDLTPYLDADPLRDDLYDFAREVGIYDGKNYIIPFNSSTPVLYYNRDILERAGITEEPELETFADVEAVARQVQDALGDEGVFGIAAPGQFARWGLVMGNDSNLIDPETGEILLDAPNTIEAYEWMASLVQNGLASVDAVTTESSGRDAFYAGNVGIMFNSTGNYGGASAAIGEDLAVRPMPCNKACSVPIGGAGIGILSTADQDVQDAAYEFISFAASAESNASWFATTGYMPINRNTPDQPVAAEALAEQPGIDTAINQLDFAQGRPRPPVVTWMRTSEYELWEAMALGQRDVTEALTDFAERTRTEAARLAP; encoded by the coding sequence ATGATACAGAAATTGCATTCTCGTTTGGCCGTGAGCCTTATCGCACTGGCGGGCGCTACCGCGTCGGCTCAGGCCCAAGTCACCGTTGAGTTTTGGCACAGCTTTGGTGGTGCTTCAGGGGAGGCCCTGGCTGAGATTATCGAGAATTTCGAGGCCGAGCATCCCGAAATCAACATCGAAGCGGAGCATGTCGGCAATTATGAGGACATCGTCACCCGCCTTCAGGCTGCTATCCCAGCCCGCCGCGCGCCTGACGCTGTGATCCTCGAAGTGACCCGTTATGGCCTGTTTGCCGACCGTGGCGCGTTGGTCGACCTCACGCCATATCTCGACGCGGACCCTCTGCGCGATGACCTGTACGACTTTGCGCGGGAAGTCGGCATCTACGATGGCAAAAACTACATCATCCCCTTCAACTCCTCGACGCCCGTGCTCTACTACAATCGCGACATCCTCGAGCGTGCCGGTATTACGGAAGAGCCCGAGCTGGAGACTTTTGCCGATGTCGAGGCGGTAGCCCGACAGGTTCAGGACGCTCTCGGCGATGAGGGCGTGTTCGGCATCGCCGCGCCAGGTCAGTTCGCCCGTTGGGGTCTTGTAATGGGCAATGACAGCAACCTGATCGACCCGGAAACCGGTGAAATTCTGCTCGATGCACCCAACACCATCGAAGCCTACGAATGGATGGCTTCGCTGGTCCAGAACGGTTTGGCTTCGGTCGATGCCGTGACTACCGAAAGCTCGGGCCGTGACGCCTTTTATGCGGGCAATGTCGGCATCATGTTCAACTCGACCGGCAATTATGGTGGCGCGAGTGCGGCCATAGGTGAAGACCTCGCCGTGCGCCCGATGCCGTGCAACAAGGCCTGCTCGGTGCCCATCGGAGGTGCAGGCATTGGCATTCTTTCCACTGCCGACCAGGACGTGCAGGACGCGGCCTACGAGTTCATCAGTTTCGCAGCGTCAGCCGAATCCAATGCGTCCTGGTTTGCCACGACCGGCTATATGCCCATCAATCGCAATACCCCCGATCAGCCGGTAGCAGCCGAGGCTCTTGCCGAGCAGCCCGGCATCGACACCGCCATCAACCAGCTTGATTTTGCCCAAGGCCGTCCGCGCCCTCCGGTCGTAACCTGGATGCGTACGAGCGAGTATGAATTGTGGGAAGCCATGGCTCTCGGCCAGCGCGATGTGACGGAAGCTCTGACCGACTTCGCTGAGCGCACCCGCACCGAGGCAGCCCGTTTGGCTCCTTGA